In Salvelinus sp. IW2-2015 unplaced genomic scaffold, ASM291031v2 Un_scaffold2744, whole genome shotgun sequence, one genomic interval encodes:
- the LOC112074659 gene encoding probable E3 ubiquitin-protein ligase HERC1: MLTSLIQAHSQHHHMYSNTSYDSSGQRLKKSRSVQSREEHDAQRDQRDSSRDPQRGEEERGRPGHGGRQGHGGLGDLSDHHLRTLCTEVWPVLAVMGGADAGLRVGGRCVHKQTGRHATLLGVVKEGSTSAKVQWDEAEITIRY; the protein is encoded by the exons ATGTTGACCAGCCTGATTCAGGCCCACAGTCAGcaccatcacatgtacagtaacACATCATATGACTCATCAGGTCAGAGGTTAAAGAAGAGTCGTTCGgtgcagagcagagaggagcatgACGCCCAGAGGGACCAGAGGGACTCGTCCAGGGacccccagagaggagaggaggagaggggccgGCCGGGACACGGGGGCCGCCAGGGGCACGGAGGTCTGGGGGATCTCTCTGACCACCACCTCAGGACCCTCTGTACAGAG GTGTGGCCTGTGCTGGCGGTGATGGGGGGTGCTGACGCAGGGCTGCGTGTCGGGGGGCGCTGTGTACACAAACAGACCGGTCGGCATGCTACTCTCCTGGGCGTGGTGAAGGAGGGGAGCACCTCAGCCAAGGTGCAGTGGGACGAGGCTGAGATCACCATCAGGTATTAA